In the Populus trichocarpa isolate Nisqually-1 chromosome 1, P.trichocarpa_v4.1, whole genome shotgun sequence genome, one interval contains:
- the LOC7485705 gene encoding outer envelope pore protein 16, chloroplastic, whose translation MPSSSFGASLATPKLNVAIDTGNPFLNVTVDGFLKIGTVAAAKSLAEDAYYVVKGGNFSGRKIEHSLKKMCKEGAYWGTVAGMYVGMEYGMERIRGTHDWKNAMLGGALTGALISAASNKSKDNVVIDAIAGGAIATASTFLNYLI comes from the exons ATGCCAAGTAGCAGTTTCGGGGCTTCTTTAGCAACTCCAAAACTTAATGTGGCAATCGACACGGGCAATCCCTTCCTCAATGTCACCGTTGATGGTTTCTTGAAGATTGGCACT gTTGCAGCAGCTAAATCACTTGCTGAGGATGCATATTATGTCGTCAAAGGAG GGAATTTCTCAGGTCGCAAGATTGAGCATTCG TTGAAGAAGATGTGCAAGGAAGGTGCTTATTGGG GAACTGTTGCTGGCATGTATGTTGGGATGGAATATGGAATGGAGAGAATTCGTGGCACTCATGACTGG AAGAATGCCATGCTTGGAGGTGCTTTGACAGGAGCTCTGATATCTGCTGCCAGTAATAAGAGTAAAGACAATGTTGTAATTGATGCCATTGCTGGGGGTGCCATTGCAACTGCATCAACATTCCTCAACTATCTCATATGA